From the Papaver somniferum cultivar HN1 chromosome 2, ASM357369v1, whole genome shotgun sequence genome, the window TTGGTATTTATGATGAATACCCCGATATTGTTTAGTAGTAGGAATGACTCGGTGAATAAACATGGATTGATTTCTGTGTGCAGTTGGAAGGGGATTTAGGCATGCCTGTAATAAAAGCAACACCACGTAGATTCACGTCTCCATCAAGAACAATGGTAATTATCGTCTATTTATTCTTTTGCTCAAGTTGGTGTAACCATTAATTTCGTGCCTTTATTTAAGTTGGTGTGACCATTAGTTTTGTGCCTTTATTTTTATTCCTTTACCCTCTGCAGTTCCTGACAATGGAGGATCTCGAATTTGTAAGACCTTATTATAGTTTTCTGCTCAAAATAGAGGTACTTACTATCAATCTCAAAGCTTAGCAGAGTCGTGCCTGtttcttaatttttttgattatatgtgtgtgtgtgtgtatatatatatcgcAGGAGATACCTGGCGCAAAAGCCCAGCAGCGCCGTGTAGCTGACAAGGAAAGTGAACATCCTATAGAAGTTGTCGATTACCCTCCTCTTATTTCAAAAAAAGATTGGATTGAGAAGTCAAAGGTTTGGAACCTTCATGGTGATCTTTTTTGGTCTCGTTTAGAATCTGAAAAGGGTTCATTGTTTATTCATATATGTGGTATCCCAGATAAAGGCTATGGGGCAATCTTACGTGATTCTCAGTATGTCCCAGTAGTGGCTAGGTCCAAATGTCTCTCTGGTGTAGAAACCACTATGTCTACATTCTATTCTAGGTTGAATGGAGTTGCACTTGGGGTACAAATTGCTCGGGATTATAAATTGTCAAACTTTTTCATGTACCTCCCTTCTTTTGATCTATGCAATTATATGAGAGGCATTTGGGATCGGAATGGAGAAGGGGAGAAGTCTGGTTGTTTAGCAAAATATCGTGTGACATCACTGTTGCGCCCGGAAGACATGTGTGATTTTGAAAAGATCTATTCACTCACCAGAAATATAATCTCTGATCTCGACGCGATTCACTATAGGGGTATTACCTATTTCAAAGTGGACCCTGTGCTAAGCATATTCAACAAGGCTGCTGCGTTCCTTGCTAACCTCAGTTCAGAAAAAGAGATGAAGGCTGCAGACATCTTGGAGAATGAGCAACTATCCGAGATACTTTATGAAGATGCAGTTCTCTGATTTAAGGTCAGATAGTCTACTTTCTTGTGTTCTTAGttgaatattttatttttttctcttctgtttGAAGACATTCATTATGTTCATAGTAATAAAAATACTTTTACACCTTGTCTTCGAGATGTGTCATACTTAGATACTAGTGTATTGTTCAATTGAATGGAAAATGTGAACTTAGTGACCGACTGTTAATACTCATTCTGTATCTAATGAAGCTCCTTTATTAGACCCTGTCCATCACCTATGGCTTTTTAAACAAAAATATACATTTCAGTATGAAACTACAGCGTATTTTTTCTGAAATCATATAGTTATGAAGGAGCATTGTCTTTGTAAACTTTTTTCTGCTGGAAGTTCTTGgcttggactaggatagttacAAGAAATTAGCAATTTGATAGAACCACGTTTTTAGTATGATGATTGTGTAGTACGTCTATTTGTCCACAAAAGCTCTCCTGTGAATTATAACTTTCAATCCCGGTCTTGGT encodes:
- the LOC113353003 gene encoding uncharacterized protein LOC113353003, which gives rise to MSKDQCQTHLDQQESTTISENKDHPEQQESTTVIEKKDYSLEGDLGMPVIKATPRRFTSPSRTMFLTMEDLEFVRPYYSFLLKIEEIPGAKAQQRRVADKESEHPIEVVDYPPLISKKDWIEKSKVWNLHGDLFWSRLESEKGSLFIHICGIPDKGYGAILRDSQYVPVVARSKCLSGVETTMSTFYSRLNGVALGVQIARDYKLSNFFMYLPSFDLCNYMRGIWDRNGEGEKSGCLAKYRVTSLLRPEDMCDFEKIYSLTRNIISDLDAIHYRGITYFKVDPVLSIFNKAAAFLANLSSEKEMKAADILENEQLSEILYEDAVL